A region of Sphaeramia orbicularis unplaced genomic scaffold, fSphaOr1.1, whole genome shotgun sequence DNA encodes the following proteins:
- the LOC115416394 gene encoding intraflagellar transport protein 46 homolog isoform X1, which translates to MDRVERLQDAKVLKNQPYDESLEVNDAEEVASVYSPAPQDHAQSESRQRSSRGRGLMSANSSSDELDEDSKRQERKEPMSIQGGASPNEEEEEEEEEEESDEEETEDDDDDEAAAPEGAYDPAHYANLPVSTEVKELFQYITRYTPQSVDLDHSLRPFIPDFIPAVGDIDAFLKVPRPDGQSDSLGLLVLDEPSVKQSDPTVLSLWLSEETKQHGAAELKKVTSVVSPQLNPRPVDSWVDSIGALHRSKPPASVQYGRAMPDIDSLMQEWPPEMEDLLGRVDLPSARLRCDLDQYCDLVCALLDIPVYGGRIQALHLLFSLYLEFRDFQHFIRT; encoded by the exons ATGGATCGGGTCGAGCGGCTCCAAGACGCCAAAGTGCTGAAGAACCAGCCGTACGACGAGAGTCTGGAGGTGAACGACGCAGAGGAGGTAGCCAGCGTTTACAGCCCCGCCCCCCAAGACCACGCACAG tCGGAGTCGAGGCAGAGGAGCAGCAGGGGGCGTGGCCTGATGTCGGCCAATAGCAGCAGTGACGAGTTGGATGAGGACTCCAAACGACAGGAGAGGAAAGAGCCAATGAGCATCCAGGGCGGAGCCAGTcccaatgaggaggaggaggaggaagaggaggaggaggagtctgacgAAGAGGAGACGgaggacgacgacgacgacgaggCCGCCGCGCCGGAGGGAGCCTATGACCCCGCCCACTACGCCAACCTGCCCGTCAGCACCGAGGTCAAAGAGCTGTTCCAGTACATCACCAG gtacaccCCTCAGTCCGTGGATCTGGACCACAGCCTCAGACCCTTCATCCCAGACTTCATCCCAGCTGTCGGAGACATCGACGCCTTCCTGAAG GTTCCCAGACCTGACGGTCAGTCGGACTCTCTGGGTCTGCTGGTCCTGGATGAGCCCAGTGTGAAACAGTCTGACCCCACAGTTCTGTCTCTGTGGTTATCAGAGGAAACCAAACAGCATGGAGCCGCTGAG CTGAAGAAGGTGACCAGTGTGGTCAGTCCTCAGCTCAACCCTCGGCCCGTGGACTCGTGGGTGGACAGCATCGGCGCCCTGCACCGGTCCAAGCCTCCGGCCAGCGTCCAGTACGGCCGCGCCATGCCGGACATCGACAGCCTGATGCAGGAGTGGCCCCCGGAGATGGAGGACCTGCTGGGCCGGGTGGACCTGCCGTCGGCCCGGCTCCGCTGCGACCTGGACCAGTACTGCGACCTGGTCTGTGCCCTGCTGGACATACCGGTCTACGGGGGCCGCATCCAGGCCCTGCACCTGCTGTTCAGCCTCTACCTGGAGTTCAGAGACTTCCAGCACTTCATACGgacctga
- the LOC115416394 gene encoding intraflagellar transport protein 46 homolog isoform X2 gives MDRVERLQDAKVLKNQPYDESLEVNDAEEVASVYSPAPQDHAQSESRQRSSRGRGLMSANSSSDELDEDSKRQERKEPMSIQGGASPNEEEEEEEEEEESDEEETEDDDDDEAAAPEGAYDPAHYANLPVSTEVKELFQYITRYTPQSVDLDHSLRPFIPDFIPAVGDIDAFLKVPRPDGQSDSLGLLVLDEPSVKQSDPTVLSLWLSEETKQHGAAELKKVTSVVSPQLNPRPVDSWVDSIGALHRSKPPASVQYGRAMPDIDSLMQEWPPEMEDLLGRVDLPSARLRCDLDQYCDLVCALLDIPVYGGRIQALHLLFSLYLEFRDFQHFIRT, from the exons ATGGATCGGGTCGAGCGGCTCCAAGACGCCAAAGTGCTGAAGAACCAGCCGTACGACGAGAGTCTGGAGGTGAACGACGCAGAGGAGGTAGCCAGCGTTTACAGCCCCGCCCCCCAAGACCACGCACAG tCGGAGTCGAGGCAGAGGAGCAGCAGGGGGCGTGGCCTGATGTCGGCCAATAGCAGCAGTGACGAGTTGGATGAGGACTCCAAACGACAGGAGAGGAAAGAGCCAATGAGCATCCAGGGCGGAGCCAGTcccaatgaggaggaggaggaggaagaggaggaggaggagtctgacgAAGAGGAGACGgaggacgacgacgacgacgaggCCGCCGCGCCGGAGGGAGCCTATGACCCCGCCCACTACGCCAACCTGCCCGTCAGCACCGAGGTCAAAGAGCTGTTCCAGTACATCACCAG gtacaccCCTCAGTCCGTGGATCTGGACCACAGCCTCAGACCCTTCATCCCAGACTTCATCCCAGCTGTCGGAGACATCGACGCCTTCCTGAAG GTTCCCAGACCTGACGGTCAGTCGGACTCTCTGGGTCTGCTGGTCCTGGATGAGCCCAGTGTGAAACAGTCTGACCCCACAGTTCTGTCTCTGTGGTTATCAGAGGAAACCAAACAGCATGGAGCCGCTGAG CTGAAGAAGGTGACCAGTGTGGTCAGTCCTCAGCTCAACCCTCGGCCCGTGGACTCGTGGGTGGACAGCATCGGCGCCCTGCACCGGTCCAAGCCTCCGGCCAGCGTCCAGTACGGCCGCGCCATGCCGGACATCGACAGCCTGATGCAGGAGTGGCCCCCGGAGATGGAGGACCTGCTGGGCCGGGTGGACCTGCCGTCGGCCCGGCTCCGCTGCGACCTGGACCAGTACTGCGACCTGGTCTGTGCCCTGCTGGACATACCGGTCTACGGGGGCCGCATCCAG GCCCTGCACCTGCTGTTCAGCCTCTACCTGGAGTTCAGAGACTTCCAGCACTTCATACGGacctga
- the LOC115416387 gene encoding RPA-related protein RADX-like has translation MAAPVCVLHRTLIRSRGALNQASCPSVCRDLLYVVDVHRYTRDPGFSIYFPHSVLHGADLYDVILTDGHCRLQVTVDPPLRRLVETNVLRRGVALRHASFSPALTAQLPQSSGASEDGADSYRLVSAEVIGQDEEDDQGGGVSQVDDWTSLPWFRTMDSTGHVLPLRANRTVFLPLWNNTDFIGAGWREAPPTDDDDDDDADAEEAEVRRASVTVAELRTAFLSGHRSVTGGVVRKQLIGRIVNKSRLMYYGRQDQNCECPYKVELDLVDPSGLVCVVLWNSVCLNWYRRLKPGDVISLSRFKVKQNYRSNTHDIEVSVNSRNPRAQICVLPESSVLPEDLPPAPEFTFYNSLQLLDRPHGVICDVIGLLTFSGRPERIRTKDAHGVEFFLEYRWLRLEDGSSDYPVMVKLFSTSQPDVQRQLHPLSVVVCSRVKVIRVDQHQYLRNTTYTQVYCTGQGHHSVMGYRKLHPVRDFIRWLRSQDDRQVQSRALVGGFFVYPPPPVSLETFMKHHRGSPGFLQGAELQAEIERLCYRERRTFCIQATVTMVTHCRAGQEDRCLFWTFRPSPVPWSSSGPGFSKPSPSLSSSSSVLPPLLSSSSSPLPPASPSSTVNQLTPRPLDRRSGRCVKRRLSFESPRKRRPRVTVEPDQNKDTVILFQASMEFLENADDTDEDHAHDSDNSSFVTAPLLPTFPPVAMETLPMYYDHEHREEQAVTVAMGGKTSKNFNLAIEEYYTLRIRALSGVSFDVVFLPDSAPSLLHHSNTWSSILSHGAFSSHTPAPAPADLIAMAPQLTNQRLVCVVEACHLGGARTELVLVRAFPLSG, from the exons ATGGCGGCTCCGGTCTGCGTCCTCCACAGAACCCTGATCCGGTCCCGGGGAGCCCTGAACCAG GCGTCCTGTCCGTCCGTCTGCAGAGACCTGCTGTATGTGGTGGACGTCCACCGTTACACCAGAGACCCAGGATTCTCCATCTACTTCCCCCACAGCGTCCTGCACG GGGCGGACCTGTATGATGTCATCCTGACTGACGGCCACTGCAGACTCCAGGTGACTGTGGATCCGCCTCTGAGGCGTCTGGTGGAGACCAACGTCCTGCGGCGAGGAGTGGCGCTCAGACACGCCTCCTTCAGCCCCGCCCTCACCGCTCAGCTCCCACAATCCTCTGGGGCGTCAGAGGACGGCGCAGACAG TTACAGACTGGTCAGCGCAGAGGTCATAGGTCAGGACGAAGAGGACGACCAGGGGGGCGGAGTCAGCCAAGTGGACGACTGGACGTCTCTGCCCTGGTTCAGAACCATGGACAGCACAG GTCATGTGCTTCCTCTCAGAGCCAATCGAACGGTGTTTCTTCCTCTGTGGAACAACACAGACTTCATAGGGGCGGGCTGGAGGGAAGCTCCGcccactgatgatgatgatgatgatgatgcggATGCAGAGGAGGCTGAAG TGCGTCGTGCGTCCGTCACCGTGGCGGAGCTTCGGACCGCCTTCCTGTCGGGTCATCGCAGCGTCACCGGAGGAGTCGTACGCAAGCAGCTGATTGGACGAATCGTCAACAAGTCCCGCCTCATGTACTATGGGAGACAAGACCAGAACTGTGAGTGTCCATATAAG gtTGAACTGGACCTGGTTGAtccctctggtctggtctgtgttGTTTTATGGAACAGTGTTTGTTTGAACTGGTATCGACGTCTGAAACCTGGTGATGTCATCAGTCTGAGCCGGTTCAAGGTCAAACAGAACTACAGGTCCAACACGCATGAcatag AGGTCAGTGTGAACAGCAGGAACCCCAGGGCTCAGATCTGTGTTCTCCCAGAATCCTCTGTTCTTCCAGAAGATCTGCCTCCTGCACCTGAGTTCACCTTCTACAACAG TCTGCAGCTCTTGGACCGCCCCCACGGTGTCATCTGTGATGTCATTGGTTTACTGACGTTCTCAGGACGTCCAGAGCGAATCAGGACTAAAG ACGCTCATGGGGTGGAGTTTTTTTTGGAGTACCGTTGGCTCCGATTGGAGGACGGCAGCAGCGATTATCCAGTCATGGTGAAGCTCTTCTCGACGTCTCAACCTGACGTTCAGCGTCAGCTCCACCCAT tgtctgtggtggtctgcAGCCGAGTGAAGGTGATCAGAGTGGACCAGCACCAGTACCTGAGGAACACCACCTACACACAGGTCTACTGCACAG GTCAGGGCCACCACTCAGTGATGGGTTATCGTAAGCTCCACCCAGTCCGAGACTTCATCCGGTGGCTGCGGAGTCAGGATGACAGACAGGTGCAGAGCAGGGCTCTGGTTGGAGGATTCTTTGTGTACCCGCCCCCTCCCGTTTCCTTGGAGACGTTCATGAAACATCACAGAG GTTCTCCAGGTTTCCTGCAGGGGGCGGAGCTTCAGGCAGAGATAGAAAGACTCTGTTATCGAGAGCGACGAACCTTCTGTATCCAGGCAACGGTTACCATGGTTACACACTGCCGCGCAGGACAG GAGGACCGCTGTCTCTTCTGGACCTTCAGACCGTCCCCCGTcccctggtcctcctctggtcctggtttcTCTAAACCCTCCCCctccctgtcctcctcctcctctgtccttcctcctctcctctcctcctcttcctcccctttaCCTCCGGCCTCTCCGTCGTCAACTGTCAATCAGCTGACGCCCCGCCCCCTGGACCGCAGATCAGGG AGATGTGTGAAGAGGAGGCTGTCCTTCGAAAGTCCAAGGAAGAGACGTCCACGGGTCACAGTGGAACCGGACCAGAACAAGGACACAg TCATTCTGTTTCAGGCCTCCATGGAGTTTCTGGAAAACGCTGACGACACTGACGAAGACCACGCCCATGACAGCGACAACTCGTCTTTCGTGACCGCCCCCCTTCTCCCCACCTTCCCTCCGGTTGCCATGGAGACGTTACCCATGTATTATGACCACGAGCACCGGGAGGAGCAGGCGGTTACCGTGGCGATGGGAGGGAAGACGTCCAAGAACTTCAACCTGGCCATTGAAGAATATTACACACTGAGAATTAGAG ctcttTCAGGTGTGTCCTTTGACGTGGTCTTCCTTCCTGACTCCGCCCCCTCGTTGCTCCATCATTCCAACACCTGGAGCTCCATCCTGTCACACGGAGCCTTCAgctcacacacacctgcacctgcaccag CTGACCTCATCGCCATGGCGCCTCAGCTGACCAATCAGAGGCTGGTGTGTGTCGTGGAGGCGTGTCATCTGGGCGGAGCCAGAACTGAACTGGTCCTAGTTCGAGCCTTTCCTCTGTCCGGCTGA